The Canis lupus familiaris isolate Mischka breed German Shepherd chromosome X, alternate assembly UU_Cfam_GSD_1.0, whole genome shotgun sequence genome has a segment encoding these proteins:
- the TCEAL4 gene encoding transcription elongation factor A protein-like 4: MEKLCNENEGMTENQGKMEYKEQPQDVEEPEVDCTLENQEKLENERKTEDEEILKDKEKSESMTKPKDGKPAENEGKPAESEGKPAESEGKPAESEGKPAESEGKPAESEGKPAESEGKPVESEGKPKEEGKPVSEGKPKEEGKPVSERKPKEEGKPVSEGKPKEEGKPVSEGKPKEGKLVSEGKPKEENLESEGKPVNEEKPKEEKPAIEPRAAGKRPAGDDVPRKAKRKTNKGLAQCLKEYKEAIHDMHLSNEEMIREFDEMARVEDEVKKTRQKLGGFMWMQKSLQDPFHPRGPRELRGGCRAPQRGFEDIPFV, translated from the coding sequence ATGGAAAAACTCtgcaatgaaaatgaaggaatgacTGAGAACCAAGGAAAGATGGAATACAAAGAACAGCCACAGGATGTGGAAGAACCCGAAGTAGATTGTACTCTGGAAAACCAGGAAAAgttagaaaatgagagaaagacagaagatgAGGAAATActaaaggataaagaaaagtcagaaagtaTGACAAAGCCAAAGGATGGAAAGCCAGCGGAGAACGAGGGAAAGCCAGCGGAGAGCGAGGGAAAGCCAGCGGAGAGCGAGGGGAAGCCAGCGGAGAGCGAGGGGAAGCCAGCGGAGAGCGAGGGGAAGCCAGCGGAGAGCGAGGGGAAGCCAGCGGAGAGCGAGGGAAAGCCAGTGGAGAGCGAGGGAAAgccaaaagaagaaggaaaaccgGTGAGTGAGGGAAAgccaaaagaagaaggaaaaccagtgagtgagagaaagccaaaagaagaaggaaaaccagtGAGTGAGGGAAAgccaaaagaagaaggaaaaccagtGAGTGAGGGAAAGCCAAAAGAAGGAAAGCTAGTGAGTGAGGgaaagccaaaagaagaaaacttagaGAGTGAGGGAAAGCCAGTGAATGAggaaaagccaaaagaagaaaagccagcCATCGAACCAAGGGCTGCAGGAAAGCGCCCAGCTGGGGATGATGTACCCAGGAAGgccaaaagaaaaaccaacaaggGGCTGGCTCAGTGCCTCAAGGAATATAAGGAGGCCATACACGATATGCATTTGAGCAATGAAGAGATGATAAGAGAATTTGATGAGATGGCCAGGGTAGAGGATGAGGTGAAGAAAACCAGACAGAAATTGGGGGGGTTTATGTGGATGCAAAAAAGTTTACAGGACCCCTTCCACCCGAGGGGCCCAAGGGAACTGAGGGGTGGGTGCAGGGCCCCACAGAGGGGCTTTGAAGACATTCCTTTTGTGTAG
- the TCEAL3 gene encoding transcription elongation factor A protein-like 3 isoform X1 yields the protein MTCISEGCCTRTCDAPGLCVYPQHSTRLEKEEEPVQNPCRTRKRRGNLNMEKLYNENEGKLEIKGQPEDEVEPEDEGKSDEEEKLEEEGKPGHEGKLQNKGQPDDEGKQEKQGKSENEGKPHGEGKPESQAKPEGEPRAAEKRPAEDYVPRKAKRKTDRGTDDSPKDYQEDLQEKHLGSEEMMRECGDMSRAQEELRKKQKMGGFHWMQRDVQDPFAPRGQRGVRGVRGGGRGQRGLHDIPYL from the exons ATGACGTGCATCTCAGAGGGATGCTGTACGAGGACCTGCGATGCGCCAG GTCTGTGTGTCTATCCCCAGCACTCTACAAGGCTAGAAAAGGAGGAGGAACCTGTCCAGAATCCCTGCAG gacaaggaaaagaaggggaaatctCAACATGGAAAAACTCtacaatgaaaatgaaggaaagctGGAAATCAAGGGACAGCCAGAAGATGAAGTAGAGCCTGAAGATGAAGGAAAATCAGATGAGGAAGAAAagctggaagaggaagggaagccaGGGCATGAGGGAAAGCTCCAGAATAAGGGACAGCCAGATGATGAGGGAAAGCAAGAAAAGCAGGGCAAGTCTGAAAATGAGGGAAAACCACATGGTGAGGGCAAGCCAGAATCCCAGGCAAAGCCTGAGGGTGAGCCACGGGCTGCCGAAAAGCGCCCAGCTGAAGATTATGTGCCgaggaaagcaaaaagaaaaacgGACAGGGGGACAGACGATTCCCCCAAGGACTATCAGGAGGACTTACAGGAAAAGCACTTGGGAAGTGAGGAGATGATGAGAGAATGTGGAGATATGTCAAGGGCTCAGgaagaattaaggaaaaaacagaaaatgggtGGTTTTCATTGGATGCAAAGAGATGTACAGGATCCGTTTGCCCCAAGGGGGCAACGAGGTGTCAGGGGGGTGAGGGGCGGAGGTAGAGGCCAAAGGGGTTTACATGATATCCCATATCTTTAA
- the LOC111094751 gene encoding uncharacterized protein LOC111094751 — protein sequence MSQPFLWQAQPFSLCLFSTAACINVLGGGQWCPIFCWCSTLHTPHPPWIPAQRPLSSLTCRNSEQIRPFLALQSAENRHADLQIRQDTGAAHSGGCTGTRSPFPESRPFSSNVSLPHFLRPPHPSRHFFSRLRRQTRMFSKLILDLCVLLPRRQLASPLSRSTFFLYAWSGKGGLFLLSHWRGAPKLTSSGSKMDGGQRRGFRRQRRRPSH from the exons ATGAGCCAACCATTTCTCTGGCAAGCCCAGCCATTTTCTCTATGCTTGTTCAGCACAGCAGCGTGTATAAATGTGTTAGGAGGTGGGCAGTGGTGCCCCATATTCTGCTGGTGCTCTACCCtccacactccccaccccccctggATCCCTGCCCAGAGACCCCTTTCTTCACTGACCTGCAGGAATTCTGAGCAGATTCGTCCTTTTCTAGCCCTGCAGAGTGCTGAGAACAGACACGCAGACCTGCAGATAAGACAGGACACAGGGGCTGCGCATTCGGGTGGATGCACAGGGACTCGGAGCCCCTTTCCAGAATCCCGGCCCTTCTCATCCAACgtttccctcccccacttcctccgccccccacaccccagccGCCATTTCTTTTCACGCCTCCGGCGCCAGACCAGGATGTTTTCCAAACTAATTTTGGATCTCTGTGTCCTTCTTCCCCGGAGGCAACTCGCCTCCCCACTCTCGAGGTCAACTTTTTTTCTCTACGCATGGAGTGGGAAAGGGGGTTTATTTTTACTGTCTCACTGGCGGGGCGCCCCCAAGCTCACCAGCTCCGGCTCCAAAATGGACGGAGGGCAGCGAAGAG GGTTCCGCAGGCAGCGACGAAGGCCCTCACACTGA
- the TCEAL3 gene encoding transcription elongation factor A protein-like 3 isoform X2: MEKLYNENEGKLEIKGQPEDEVEPEDEGKSDEEEKLEEEGKPGHEGKLQNKGQPDDEGKQEKQGKSENEGKPHGEGKPESQAKPEGEPRAAEKRPAEDYVPRKAKRKTDRGTDDSPKDYQEDLQEKHLGSEEMMRECGDMSRAQEELRKKQKMGGFHWMQRDVQDPFAPRGQRGVRGVRGGGRGQRGLHDIPYL; encoded by the coding sequence ATGGAAAAACTCtacaatgaaaatgaaggaaagctGGAAATCAAGGGACAGCCAGAAGATGAAGTAGAGCCTGAAGATGAAGGAAAATCAGATGAGGAAGAAAagctggaagaggaagggaagccaGGGCATGAGGGAAAGCTCCAGAATAAGGGACAGCCAGATGATGAGGGAAAGCAAGAAAAGCAGGGCAAGTCTGAAAATGAGGGAAAACCACATGGTGAGGGCAAGCCAGAATCCCAGGCAAAGCCTGAGGGTGAGCCACGGGCTGCCGAAAAGCGCCCAGCTGAAGATTATGTGCCgaggaaagcaaaaagaaaaacgGACAGGGGGACAGACGATTCCCCCAAGGACTATCAGGAGGACTTACAGGAAAAGCACTTGGGAAGTGAGGAGATGATGAGAGAATGTGGAGATATGTCAAGGGCTCAGgaagaattaaggaaaaaacagaaaatgggtGGTTTTCATTGGATGCAAAGAGATGTACAGGATCCGTTTGCCCCAAGGGGGCAACGAGGTGTCAGGGGGGTGAGGGGCGGAGGTAGAGGCCAAAGGGGTTTACATGATATCCCATATCTTTAA